One region of Quercus lobata isolate SW786 chromosome 2, ValleyOak3.0 Primary Assembly, whole genome shotgun sequence genomic DNA includes:
- the LOC115977051 gene encoding uncharacterized protein At2g34160-like, translated as MEEITDGVNAMNLVGDSHKKNRIQVSNTKKPLFFYVNLAKRYMQQHNEVELSALGMAIATVVTIAEILKNNGLAVEKKIMTSTVDIKDDSRGRPIQKAKIEILLGKTENFDELMAAAAEEREAAEAEEQG; from the exons ATGGAAGAAATCACGGACGGAGTGAACGCCATGAACCTGGTCGGAGATTCCCACAAGAAGAACCGAATCCAAGTCTCCAACACGAAGAAACCCTTGTTCTTCTACGTCAATCTCGCCaag AGGTATATGCAACAGCATAACGAGGTTGAGCTCTCTGCTCTTGGAATGG CTATTGCCACAGTCGTTACAATAgcagaaattttgaaaaacaatggATTGGCTGTTGAGAAGA AGATCATGACCTCAACTGTTGATATCAAGGATGACTCAAGGGGGCGACCCATCCAAAAAGCAAAG ATTGAAATATTGCTGGGGAAGACTGAAAACTTTGATGAATTGATGGCGGCTGCTGCAGAGGAAAGGGAAGCTGCAGAGGCCGAAGAGCAAGGTTGA